In a single window of the Manis javanica isolate MJ-LG chromosome 16, MJ_LKY, whole genome shotgun sequence genome:
- the SLC17A2 gene encoding sodium-dependent phosphate transport protein 3 isoform X2, with amino-acid sequence MVKIKACCGKRDSGQRETPPQSVVPFSREGKWTRSLPLRKRVSLSIAIIAMVNSTQQHGQSNASSEGPLADSLSNPGSSIEEFHTRASVYEWSPETQGIIFSSISYGIILTLIPSGYLAGIFGAKQMLGAGLLISSLLTLFTPLAADFGVALVIVIRTVQGMAQGMAWTGQFTIWTKWAPPLERSKLTSIAGSGAALGSFIILCVGGLISQALGWPFIFYIFGSIGCVCCLLWFTVIYDDPVHHPCISIREKEHIMSSLAHQSSSPRRSVPIKAMARCLPLWAIFMGFFSHFWLCTIIITYLPTYISSVLHVNIRDSGVLSSLPFIAASSCTILGGQLADFLLSRDLRLITVRKLFSSLGLLLPSLCAVALPFVASSYMTTIILLILIPGTSNLCDSGFIINTLDIAPRYASFLMGLSRGFGLIAGIISSTATGFLISQDSVSGWRNVFFLSAAVNMFGLVFYITFGQAEIQDWAKERPITRL; translated from the exons atgGTGAAG ATAAAAGCCTGTTGTGGTAAAAGAGATTCAGGGCAGAGGGAAACTCCACCACAAAGTGTGGTACCATTTTCCAGAGAAGGCAAATGGACAAGAAGCCTTCCACTAAGAAAG CGTGTGAGTCTGAGCATTGCAATCATTGCCATGGTGAATAGCACCCAGCAGCACGGTCAATCTAATGCCTCCTCGGAAGGACCTCTTGCAGACAGCCTCAGTAACCCCGGCAGCTCCATCGAAGAATTTCATACAAGG GCTTCTGTATATGAATGGAGCCCAGAAACTCAGGGTATCATCTTTAGCTCCATCAGCTATGGGATAATACTGACCCTGATCCCAAGTGGATATTTAGCAGGGATATTTGGCGCAAAGCAGATGCTTGGTGCTGGTTTGCTGATCTCCTCCCTTCTCACCCTCTTCACACCGTTGGCTGCTGACTTTGGAGTGGCCTTGGTTATTGTGATTCGGACTGTCCAGGGCATGGCCCAG GGAATGGCATGGACAGGTCAGTTTACAATTTGGACAAAATGGGCCCCCCCACTTGAACGAAGCAAGCTCACCAGCATTGCAGGATCAG GGGCAGCATTGGGGTCCTTCATCATCCTCTGTGTTGGGGGACTAATCTCACAAGCTTTGGGCTGGCCTTTTATCTTCTACATCTTTG GTAGCATTGGCTGTGTCTGCTGTCTGCTGTGGTTCACGGTGATTTATGATGACCCTGTGCACCATCCATGCATAAGCATCAGGGAAAAGGAACATATCATGTCCTCACTAGCTCACCAG TCCAGTTCTCCTAGACGATCTGTCCCCATAAAGGCTATGGCCAGATGCCTACCACTTTGGGCCATTTTTATGGGGTTTTTCAGCCATTTCTGGTTATGCACCATAATCATAACATACCTACCAACGTACATCAGTTCTGTGCTCCATGTTAACATCAGAGAT AGCGGGGTTCTGTCCTCCCTGCCTTTCATTGCTGCCTCAAGTTGCACCATTCTAGGAGGTCAGTTGGCAGATTTCCTTCTGTCCAGGGATCTCAGATTGATCACCGTACGAAAACTCTTCTCGTCCTTAG GGCTCCTCCTTCCATCCCTGTGTGCTGTGGCTCTGCCCTTCGTGGCTTCCAGTTACATGACAACCATTATTTTGCTGATACTTATTCCTGGGACCAGCAACCTGTGTGATTCGGGGTTCATCATCAACACCTTAGATATCGCTCCAAG ATATGCAAGTTTCCTCATGGGACTCTCAAGGGGATTTGGGCTCATCGCAGGAATCATCTCTTCCACTGCCACTGGATTCCTTATCAGTCAG GATTCTGTGTCTGGATGGAGGAATGTCTTTTTCCTGTCTGCCGCTGTCAACATGTTTGGCCTGGTTTTTTACATCACATTTGGACAAGCAGAAATTCAGGACTGGGCCAAAGAGAGGCCCATCACCCGCCTCTGA
- the SLC17A2 gene encoding sodium-dependent phosphate transport protein 3 isoform X5: MVKIKACCGKRDSGQRETPPQSVVPFSREGKWTRSLPLRKASVYEWSPETQGIIFSSISYGIILTLIPSGYLAGIFGAKQMLGAGLLISSLLTLFTPLAADFGVALVIVIRTVQGMAQGMAWTGQFTIWTKWAPPLERSKLTSIAGSGAALGSFIILCVGGLISQALGWPFIFYIFGSIGCVCCLLWFTVIYDDPVHHPCISIREKEHIMSSLAHQSSSPRRSVPIKAMARCLPLWAIFMGFFSHFWLCTIIITYLPTYISSVLHVNIRDSGVLSSLPFIAASSCTILGGQLADFLLSRDLRLITVRKLFSSLGLLLPSLCAVALPFVASSYMTTIILLILIPGTSNLCDSGFIINTLDIAPRYASFLMGLSRGFGLIAGIISSTATGFLISQDSVSGWRNVFFLSAAVNMFGLVFYITFGQAEIQDWAKERPITRL, translated from the exons atgGTGAAG ATAAAAGCCTGTTGTGGTAAAAGAGATTCAGGGCAGAGGGAAACTCCACCACAAAGTGTGGTACCATTTTCCAGAGAAGGCAAATGGACAAGAAGCCTTCCACTAAGAAAG GCTTCTGTATATGAATGGAGCCCAGAAACTCAGGGTATCATCTTTAGCTCCATCAGCTATGGGATAATACTGACCCTGATCCCAAGTGGATATTTAGCAGGGATATTTGGCGCAAAGCAGATGCTTGGTGCTGGTTTGCTGATCTCCTCCCTTCTCACCCTCTTCACACCGTTGGCTGCTGACTTTGGAGTGGCCTTGGTTATTGTGATTCGGACTGTCCAGGGCATGGCCCAG GGAATGGCATGGACAGGTCAGTTTACAATTTGGACAAAATGGGCCCCCCCACTTGAACGAAGCAAGCTCACCAGCATTGCAGGATCAG GGGCAGCATTGGGGTCCTTCATCATCCTCTGTGTTGGGGGACTAATCTCACAAGCTTTGGGCTGGCCTTTTATCTTCTACATCTTTG GTAGCATTGGCTGTGTCTGCTGTCTGCTGTGGTTCACGGTGATTTATGATGACCCTGTGCACCATCCATGCATAAGCATCAGGGAAAAGGAACATATCATGTCCTCACTAGCTCACCAG TCCAGTTCTCCTAGACGATCTGTCCCCATAAAGGCTATGGCCAGATGCCTACCACTTTGGGCCATTTTTATGGGGTTTTTCAGCCATTTCTGGTTATGCACCATAATCATAACATACCTACCAACGTACATCAGTTCTGTGCTCCATGTTAACATCAGAGAT AGCGGGGTTCTGTCCTCCCTGCCTTTCATTGCTGCCTCAAGTTGCACCATTCTAGGAGGTCAGTTGGCAGATTTCCTTCTGTCCAGGGATCTCAGATTGATCACCGTACGAAAACTCTTCTCGTCCTTAG GGCTCCTCCTTCCATCCCTGTGTGCTGTGGCTCTGCCCTTCGTGGCTTCCAGTTACATGACAACCATTATTTTGCTGATACTTATTCCTGGGACCAGCAACCTGTGTGATTCGGGGTTCATCATCAACACCTTAGATATCGCTCCAAG ATATGCAAGTTTCCTCATGGGACTCTCAAGGGGATTTGGGCTCATCGCAGGAATCATCTCTTCCACTGCCACTGGATTCCTTATCAGTCAG GATTCTGTGTCTGGATGGAGGAATGTCTTTTTCCTGTCTGCCGCTGTCAACATGTTTGGCCTGGTTTTTTACATCACATTTGGACAAGCAGAAATTCAGGACTGGGCCAAAGAGAGGCCCATCACCCGCCTCTGA
- the SLC17A2 gene encoding sodium-dependent phosphate transport protein 3 isoform X3, giving the protein MDKKPSTKKGPDFCSLRYGLALIMHFSNFTMITQRVSLSIAIIAMVNSTQQHGQSNASSEGPLADSLSNPGSSIEEFHTRASVYEWSPETQGIIFSSISYGIILTLIPSGYLAGIFGAKQMLGAGLLISSLLTLFTPLAADFGVALVIVIRTVQGMAQGMAWTGQFTIWTKWAPPLERSKLTSIAGSGAALGSFIILCVGGLISQALGWPFIFYIFGSIGCVCCLLWFTVIYDDPVHHPCISIREKEHIMSSLAHQSSSPRRSVPIKAMARCLPLWAIFMGFFSHFWLCTIIITYLPTYISSVLHVNIRDSGVLSSLPFIAASSCTILGGQLADFLLSRDLRLITVRKLFSSLGLLLPSLCAVALPFVASSYMTTIILLILIPGTSNLCDSGFIINTLDIAPRYASFLMGLSRGFGLIAGIISSTATGFLISQDSVSGWRNVFFLSAAVNMFGLVFYITFGQAEIQDWAKERPITRL; this is encoded by the exons ATGGACAAGAAGCCTTCCACTAAGAAAG GTCCAGATTTCTGTTCATTACGCTATGGGCTGGCTCTCATCATGCACTTCTCAAACTTCACCATGATAACCCAGCGTGTGAGTCTGAGCATTGCAATCATTGCCATGGTGAATAGCACCCAGCAGCACGGTCAATCTAATGCCTCCTCGGAAGGACCTCTTGCAGACAGCCTCAGTAACCCCGGCAGCTCCATCGAAGAATTTCATACAAGG GCTTCTGTATATGAATGGAGCCCAGAAACTCAGGGTATCATCTTTAGCTCCATCAGCTATGGGATAATACTGACCCTGATCCCAAGTGGATATTTAGCAGGGATATTTGGCGCAAAGCAGATGCTTGGTGCTGGTTTGCTGATCTCCTCCCTTCTCACCCTCTTCACACCGTTGGCTGCTGACTTTGGAGTGGCCTTGGTTATTGTGATTCGGACTGTCCAGGGCATGGCCCAG GGAATGGCATGGACAGGTCAGTTTACAATTTGGACAAAATGGGCCCCCCCACTTGAACGAAGCAAGCTCACCAGCATTGCAGGATCAG GGGCAGCATTGGGGTCCTTCATCATCCTCTGTGTTGGGGGACTAATCTCACAAGCTTTGGGCTGGCCTTTTATCTTCTACATCTTTG GTAGCATTGGCTGTGTCTGCTGTCTGCTGTGGTTCACGGTGATTTATGATGACCCTGTGCACCATCCATGCATAAGCATCAGGGAAAAGGAACATATCATGTCCTCACTAGCTCACCAG TCCAGTTCTCCTAGACGATCTGTCCCCATAAAGGCTATGGCCAGATGCCTACCACTTTGGGCCATTTTTATGGGGTTTTTCAGCCATTTCTGGTTATGCACCATAATCATAACATACCTACCAACGTACATCAGTTCTGTGCTCCATGTTAACATCAGAGAT AGCGGGGTTCTGTCCTCCCTGCCTTTCATTGCTGCCTCAAGTTGCACCATTCTAGGAGGTCAGTTGGCAGATTTCCTTCTGTCCAGGGATCTCAGATTGATCACCGTACGAAAACTCTTCTCGTCCTTAG GGCTCCTCCTTCCATCCCTGTGTGCTGTGGCTCTGCCCTTCGTGGCTTCCAGTTACATGACAACCATTATTTTGCTGATACTTATTCCTGGGACCAGCAACCTGTGTGATTCGGGGTTCATCATCAACACCTTAGATATCGCTCCAAG ATATGCAAGTTTCCTCATGGGACTCTCAAGGGGATTTGGGCTCATCGCAGGAATCATCTCTTCCACTGCCACTGGATTCCTTATCAGTCAG GATTCTGTGTCTGGATGGAGGAATGTCTTTTTCCTGTCTGCCGCTGTCAACATGTTTGGCCTGGTTTTTTACATCACATTTGGACAAGCAGAAATTCAGGACTGGGCCAAAGAGAGGCCCATCACCCGCCTCTGA
- the SLC17A2 gene encoding sodium-dependent phosphate transport protein 3 isoform X4 has translation MDKKPSTKKGPDFCSLRYGLALIMHFSNFTMITQRVSLSIAIIAMVNSTQQHGQSNASSEGPLADSLSNPGSSIEEFHTRASVYEWSPETQGIIFSSISYGIILTLIPSGYLAGIFGAKQMLGAGLLISSLLTLFTPLAADFGVALVIVIRTVQGMAQGMAWTGQFTIWTKWAPPLERSKLTSIAGSGAALGSFIILCVGGLISQALGWPFIFYIFGSIGCVCCLLWFTVIYDDPVHHPCISIREKEHIMSSLAHQSSSPRRSVPIKAMARCLPLWAIFMGFFSHFWLCTIIITYLPTYISSVLHVNIRDSGVLSSLPFIAASSCTILGGQLADFLLSRDLRLITVRKLFSSLGLLLPSLCAVALPFVASSYMTTIILLILIPGTSNLCDSGFIINTLDIAPRYASFLMGLSRGFGLIAGIISSTATGFLISQVGPVY, from the exons ATGGACAAGAAGCCTTCCACTAAGAAAG GTCCAGATTTCTGTTCATTACGCTATGGGCTGGCTCTCATCATGCACTTCTCAAACTTCACCATGATAACCCAGCGTGTGAGTCTGAGCATTGCAATCATTGCCATGGTGAATAGCACCCAGCAGCACGGTCAATCTAATGCCTCCTCGGAAGGACCTCTTGCAGACAGCCTCAGTAACCCCGGCAGCTCCATCGAAGAATTTCATACAAGG GCTTCTGTATATGAATGGAGCCCAGAAACTCAGGGTATCATCTTTAGCTCCATCAGCTATGGGATAATACTGACCCTGATCCCAAGTGGATATTTAGCAGGGATATTTGGCGCAAAGCAGATGCTTGGTGCTGGTTTGCTGATCTCCTCCCTTCTCACCCTCTTCACACCGTTGGCTGCTGACTTTGGAGTGGCCTTGGTTATTGTGATTCGGACTGTCCAGGGCATGGCCCAG GGAATGGCATGGACAGGTCAGTTTACAATTTGGACAAAATGGGCCCCCCCACTTGAACGAAGCAAGCTCACCAGCATTGCAGGATCAG GGGCAGCATTGGGGTCCTTCATCATCCTCTGTGTTGGGGGACTAATCTCACAAGCTTTGGGCTGGCCTTTTATCTTCTACATCTTTG GTAGCATTGGCTGTGTCTGCTGTCTGCTGTGGTTCACGGTGATTTATGATGACCCTGTGCACCATCCATGCATAAGCATCAGGGAAAAGGAACATATCATGTCCTCACTAGCTCACCAG TCCAGTTCTCCTAGACGATCTGTCCCCATAAAGGCTATGGCCAGATGCCTACCACTTTGGGCCATTTTTATGGGGTTTTTCAGCCATTTCTGGTTATGCACCATAATCATAACATACCTACCAACGTACATCAGTTCTGTGCTCCATGTTAACATCAGAGAT AGCGGGGTTCTGTCCTCCCTGCCTTTCATTGCTGCCTCAAGTTGCACCATTCTAGGAGGTCAGTTGGCAGATTTCCTTCTGTCCAGGGATCTCAGATTGATCACCGTACGAAAACTCTTCTCGTCCTTAG GGCTCCTCCTTCCATCCCTGTGTGCTGTGGCTCTGCCCTTCGTGGCTTCCAGTTACATGACAACCATTATTTTGCTGATACTTATTCCTGGGACCAGCAACCTGTGTGATTCGGGGTTCATCATCAACACCTTAGATATCGCTCCAAG ATATGCAAGTTTCCTCATGGGACTCTCAAGGGGATTTGGGCTCATCGCAGGAATCATCTCTTCCACTGCCACTGGATTCCTTATCAGTCAGGTTGGGCCAGTTTATTGA